Proteins encoded together in one Lysinibacillus sp. FSL K6-0232 window:
- a CDS encoding ArsR/SmtB family transcription factor — MEEGLQQFKADFFKALAHPLRIRILELLVDGQKSVNEIQDCLEKEGSAVSQQLSVLRAKNIVYGVKEGKKVYYSLSDPMIGELLGVAKDIFNNHLINTITRLEEMTSNDSDEENM, encoded by the coding sequence GTGGAAGAGGGCTTACAACAGTTTAAGGCAGATTTTTTTAAGGCACTAGCACATCCATTACGAATAAGAATATTAGAGCTGCTTGTAGATGGTCAAAAAAGTGTCAATGAAATTCAAGATTGTTTGGAAAAGGAAGGCTCTGCTGTATCTCAGCAACTAAGTGTCTTGCGTGCAAAAAATATTGTTTATGGCGTCAAAGAAGGTAAAAAAGTTTACTATTCTTTAAGTGACCCCATGATCGGTGAACTACTTGGCGTAGCAAAGGATATTTTTAATAACCATTTAATTAATACCATTACAAGATTAGAAGAAATGACAAGTAATGATAGTGATGAGGAAAATATGTAA